Proteins encoded by one window of Salvia splendens isolate huo1 chromosome 5, SspV2, whole genome shotgun sequence:
- the LOC121802943 gene encoding probable caffeoyl-CoA O-methyltransferase At4g26220, which translates to MESKAVINTKSKERGVLQSPELYNYIMNTSVYPREHECLKELRAITSTQPRAVMGTSPDVGQFMDLLLTTINVKKTIEIGVFTGYSLLQTALAIPDDGKITAIDVNRSSYEMGLPMIEKAGVKHKINFIESEALPVLDELLKDAENKGTFDFAFVDADKDNYANYHERLMELLKPGGIAIYDNTLWGGTVAMDEESSVRLRSKPARKNLIAFNKYIAGDARVQISQIPLGDGITLCRRN; encoded by the exons ATGGAATCCAAAGCTGTGATCAATACTAAGTCTAAAGAAAGGGGCGTGTTGCAAAGCCCAGAGCTATACAAT TACATCATGAATACTAGTGTGTATCCACGAGAACACGAGTGTCTCAAGGAGCTCAGAGCTATCACATCCACTCAGCCAAG GGCTGTGATGGGTACATCACCTGATGTGGGACAGTTTATGGACTTGCTTCTAACAACAATCAATGTGAAAAAGACAATTGAAATTGGAGTGTTTACTGGATATTCCCTTCTTCAAACTGCCCTCGCAATTCCAGACGATGGAAAG ATCACAGCCATAGACGTGAACCGGAGCTCGTATGAGATGGGATTACCTATGATTGAAAAGGCAGGGGTGAAGCACAAGATCAACTTCATCGAATCTGAGGCTCTTCCGGTTCTTGATGAGTTACTAAAAGAT GCAGAGAATAAGGGGACGTTTGACTTTGCGTTTGTTGATGCTGATAAAGACAACTATGCAAATTACCATGAGAGATTGATGGAGCTTCTGAAACCCGGAGGTATAGCTATTTACGATAACACCCTCTGGGGAGGGACGGTGGCAATGGATGAAGAGAGTTCAGTTCGGCTGAGATCAAAGCCTGCGAGGAAGAATTTGATAGCGTTTAACAAGTACATTGCAGGTGATGCTAGAGTGCAGATTTCTCAAATCCCTCTTGGTGATGGGATCACTCTCTGTCGCCGTAACTGA